A single window of Candidatus Methylomirabilota bacterium DNA harbors:
- a CDS encoding carboxymuconolactone decarboxylase family protein translates to MAQKKPTVYEFIPKLGQLRDDVLFGDVWEHPDLSKRDRSLITVAMLAALYRTDEMRGHMQRALD, encoded by the coding sequence ATGGCTCAGAAGAAACCGACGGTGTACGAGTTCATTCCGAAGCTGGGACAGCTTCGCGACGACGTGCTCTTCGGTGACGTATGGGAGCACCCCGACCTCAGCAAGCGTGACCGGAGCCTGATCACCGTGGCCATGCTGGCCGCGCTCTACCGAACCGACGAGATGCGGGGCCACATGCAGAGAGCTCTCGAC
- a CDS encoding CoA transferase has protein sequence MDGVLAGVRVLDFGRYIAGPYCAALLADLGADVIRIERIGGGEDRWVAPVGDDGVGAMYLAMNRNKRAMTLDPACPEGREIVRKLVATADVVVANLPPEVLRSLALDLESLRRVKPDIILTTVTAFGAGGPWSHKHGFDGIGQVMAGGAYLTGTPEQPLRAAVAWVDFGTASVSAFGTLAALMARNKTGRGQKVEAALLRTAVAFNNPTLVEQQVAQPNRVATLNRGQTSAPSDLFRTRDGWIIAYAIGGPMFARWARLMGEEHWLTDPRFADDLARGDNGEVISKRMAEWTAVRTTAEALAELEKAKVPAGPLYSPQQALEDAHIRAAGLLADTDYPGLPRPAPLAPTPVDLSETPGQFRRRAPTLGEHTDAILGELGYAAAAIAGLRERRVI, from the coding sequence TTGGACGGCGTCCTCGCCGGCGTGCGGGTCCTCGACTTCGGCCGCTACATCGCCGGCCCGTACTGCGCCGCGCTGCTGGCCGATCTCGGCGCCGACGTCATCCGCATCGAGCGGATCGGCGGTGGCGAGGACCGCTGGGTGGCGCCGGTCGGCGACGACGGCGTCGGCGCGATGTACCTCGCGATGAACCGCAACAAGCGCGCCATGACGCTCGACCCGGCGTGTCCCGAGGGCCGCGAGATCGTCCGCAAGCTCGTCGCCACCGCCGACGTCGTGGTCGCCAACCTGCCGCCCGAAGTCCTGCGCTCGCTGGCGCTCGACCTGGAGAGCCTGCGTCGCGTGAAGCCCGACATCATCCTCACCACCGTCACCGCGTTCGGCGCCGGCGGCCCATGGAGCCACAAGCACGGCTTCGACGGCATCGGCCAGGTGATGGCCGGCGGAGCCTACCTGACCGGCACGCCCGAGCAGCCGCTGCGGGCGGCGGTGGCCTGGGTCGATTTCGGCACCGCCTCCGTCTCGGCGTTCGGCACCTTGGCGGCACTGATGGCCCGGAACAAGACCGGGCGCGGCCAGAAGGTCGAGGCGGCTTTGCTGCGCACCGCGGTGGCCTTCAACAACCCGACGCTGGTCGAGCAGCAGGTCGCGCAGCCCAACCGGGTCGCGACCCTCAATCGCGGCCAGACCTCCGCGCCGTCCGACCTGTTCCGCACCCGCGACGGGTGGATCATCGCCTACGCGATCGGGGGCCCGATGTTCGCCCGCTGGGCCCGGCTCATGGGCGAGGAGCACTGGCTCACCGATCCCCGCTTCGCGGACGATCTGGCGCGCGGCGACAACGGCGAGGTCATCTCCAAGCGGATGGCGGAGTGGACCGCGGTGCGCACCACCGCCGAGGCCCTGGCCGAGCTGGAGAAGGCCAAGGTGCCGGCGGGGCCGCTGTACTCGCCGCAGCAGGCGCTGGAGGACGCCCACATCCGCGCCGCCGGCCTGCTCGCCGACACCGACTATCCGGGCCTGCCGCGCCCGGCGCCGCTGGCGCCCACCCCCGTCGATCTCTCGGAGACGCCCGGCCAATTCCGCCGGCGCGCGCCGACGCTCGGCGAGCACACCGACGCCATCCTGGGCGAGCTGGGCTACGCCGCCGCGGCCATCGCCGGCCTCCGCGAGCGCCGGGTGATCTGA